A stretch of Pangasianodon hypophthalmus isolate fPanHyp1 chromosome 9, fPanHyp1.pri, whole genome shotgun sequence DNA encodes these proteins:
- the LOC128318933 gene encoding uncharacterized protein LOC128318933, translating into MTATTNTSLTTTASPTTSFEISTPIGTNVNTTTNALLTTTASPSTSIKITTSFENMSSVTVNPCHGVDSQAIETTLLYGNASAVLCNFSITEYACSSVAVLSTDDLAKVLTCKLTGSIKYPQEVWKLFFHNFPAPLDEALDKVYNVTLSSVEADPSILNAIGEVIINEFTATQLKNATFVNKWFQMKLRPFLSSVSIDFLSSLSSKKFSCETYQIVVKALSSQESLMKVEQKQSVVTSFIFPFLSRADLPDPGCVSNTYGSNNWLEKNLGKFSNYAPLDQIKILNANFSSVAVLGLLSSEQKAQFILQPDSGVLGNDSVFREVFSSVITSLGRNQLGSFFTVFHQTAIQMNMTSIPSAISHTILNMTLLDLVPHFQSFSPGDFALWFQTYLSFFLSGIGPNTLSIIPMNISCDSYREM; encoded by the exons atgactgccactaccaataccagcctaaccaccactgcatcccccactacaagttttgaaatcagcactcctATTGGGACAAATGTCAACACGACTACCAATGCCCTCCTTACCACCACTGCTTCTCCCTCTACAAGTATCAAAATTACCACTTCATTTGAAAACATGTCCAGTGTCACTGTCAACCCATGTCATGGTGTAGACAG TCAAGCAATTGAGACTACGCTCTTGTATGGAAATGCTTCTGCAGTACTGTGCAACTTCAGCATCACTGAATATGCCTGTTCATCA GTTGCTGTTCTGTCCACTGATGATCTAGCCAAAGTGCTAACATGTAAACTGACAGGCAGCATAAAGTACCCTCAAGAAGTTTGGAAACTTTTCTTCCACAATTTCCCTGCACCTTTGGATGAAGCCCTGGACAAGGTTTACAATGTG ACCCTCAGCAGTGTTGAGGCTGACCCAAGTATACTTAATGCTATCGGGGAGGTGATAATCAATGAATTCACCGCAACACAGCTGAAGAATGCCACTTTTGTCAACAAGTGGTTCCAGATGAAGCTCAGGCCCTTTTTGTCATCAGTGTCCATAGACTTTCTTTCTAGCCTCAGTTCCAAGAAGTTCAGCTGTGAGACCTACCAAATTGT GGTGAAGGCTCTTAGTAGTCAAGAGTCACTCATGAAGGTGGAACAAAAGCAGTCTGTCGTTACTTCTTtcatctttccctttctctcaaGAGCTGACCTGCCAG ATCCTGGCTGTGTTTCCAACACTTACGGCAGCAATAACTGGCTTGAAAAGAACCTTGGCAAATTCTCCAATTATGCCCCCTTGGATCAGATTAAAAttctaaatgcaaatttctccaGT GTTGCAGTGTTAGGCTTACTGTCCAGTGAGCAGAAGGCACAGTTCATCTTGCAGCCAGATTCAGGAGTGTTGGGaaatgactctgtgtttagagaGGTGTTTAGCAGTGTGATCACATCTTTAGGTCGGAATCAACTTGGCAGCTTCTTCACAGTCTTCCACCAGACTGCAATACAA atgaaCATGACTAGCATTCCTTCAGCAATATCACACACCATTCTGAACATGACACTCTTGGATCTGGTGCCTCACTTCCAAAGTTTCAGCCCAGGGGACTTTGCCCTGTGGTTCCAGACTtacctttccttcttcctttctgGGATTGGTCCAAACACCCTGTCGATCATCCCCATGAACATCAGCTGTGACTCCTACAGAGAGATGTGA
- the LOC128318790 gene encoding uncharacterized protein LOC128318790: protein MFLKQMFLNFGFPDLKDFLSLIPADRQPELLGSISPEELGEFLNRPNTVIDGSELCTLLNNYNRTNQYLEMESVLSSALASHTLECVWPRALNASSQADVEQWFKVTLVHYLPYLSSQLISSAQLSGASCLSYRKLVSILGDNYNFYTTDFTPADVYSSIKVYLNSSDGSPRCYNSSDPLLNSTAWFADNIGFFITFINLADLQSFLPGNMTSVFLQNAENLQLFNNPGISASVLEYYTTELYIQNPDFSPLGLPAELLCRTPSSTFVHLGDADIKTILTSINNFCTEMNPEVINQ from the exons ATGTTCCTGAAACAGATGTTCCTCAATTTTGGATTCCCTGACCTGAAAGATTTCCTGTCTCTGATCCCAGCTGACCGACAGCCAGAG CTTTTGGGCTCCATCTCTCCGGAAGAACTCGGAGAGTTTCTGAACAGGCCAAACACAGTGATTGATGGTTCTGAGCTCTGCACACTcctcaacaactacaatagaacCAATCAATACCTGGAGATG GAGTCTGTTTTATCCTCAGCTTTGGCCAGCCACacgttggagtgtgtgtggcctCGTGCTCTCAATGCCTCATCTCAGGCTGATGTAGAACAGTGGTTTAAGGTCACACTGGTTCACTACCTGCCCtacctcagttctcagctcatcAGCTCTGCCCAGCTCAGTGGAGCCTCCTGTCTGTCATACAGGAAACT GGTGTCTATCCTGGGGGACAACTACAATTTTTACACAACTGATTTCACCCCAGCTGATGTGTATAGCTCCATAAAAGTGTATCTGAACAGCAGCG ATGGCAGCCCCCGCTGCTATAACTCCTCAGATCCTCTTCTGAACTCCACTGCCTGGTTTGCTGACAACATCGGattcttcatcactttcattAACCTCGCTGACCTGCAGTCATTCCTACCAGGAAACATG ACGAGTGTGTTCCTGCAGAACGCAGaaaatcttcagctgttcaacaaCCCAGGAATTTCAGCCAGTGTCCTGGAGTACTACACAACAGAGTTATACATCCAGAATCCTGACTTCAGCCCACTCGG ATTGCCAGCTGAGCTGCTGTGTCGAACTCCTTCCTCCACGTTTGTTCATCTTGGAGATGCAGACATCAAGACCATCCTGACGAGCATCAACAACTTCTGCACAGAAATGAATCCAGAGGTGATCAATCAATGA
- the LOC128318791 gene encoding mesothelin-like protein, giving the protein MACTLNPSYIQNSHPLILEKLKNCGDLSDSQITAVQSLLLSGNTAYGNPSTWNEQTVEQLSILAVYFKSDLCNTLSFNVRRKFFSVLRKQKIPMKKLRTFFTECNSESATVSNITAVTIADASFPFGFNSTQFDLYLDIAVLQNNLAAITEKVVDTSFQTIILNKLNQIYPSGLNDGVLQLLGSTSRVATIDDISKWNITIIDTLSSLMDSNGGLWEPEKSKAVIMRYLSMGNRSLGSAEINAVGSNICTLNISVLENINAESLKEVLFPDLSSCTIEQKSALYVTANTSFSNQRSKAYYQIMRPYLGKTIIHIHRNTKHTQV; this is encoded by the exons ATGGCCTGCACACTGAACCCCTCCTACATCCAGAACTCTCACCCTCTCAttttggagaaactgaagaactgtGGAGATCTTTCTGATTCTCAGATCACTGCTGTACAGTCTTTGCTCCTCAGTGGGAACACCGCTTATGG taatCCCTCAACGTGGAATGAGCAGACCGTGGAGCAACTCAGCATCCTGGCTGTCTATTTCAAATCAGACCTCTGCAACACACTTAGCTTT AATGTAAGGCGGAAGTTCTTTTCAGTCCTGAGGAAGCAGAAGATCCCGATGAAGAAGCTAAGGACATTCTTTACAGAATGCAACTCAGAAAGTGCTACAG TGAGCAACATCACAGCGGTGACAATTGCAGATGCGTCGTTTCCTTTCGGCTTTAACTCCACCCAGTTTGATCTGTATCTGGACATCGCTGTCCTGCAGAACAACCTGGCAGCCATCACTGAGAAAGTGGTGGACACCAGCTTCCAGACCATCATTCTGAACAAGTTAAACCAG atATACCCATCAGGCCTTAATGATGGTGTGCTGCAGCTACTGGGTTCCACTTCTCGTGTGGCCACTATTGATGATATTAGCAAGTGGAACATTACCATAATTGACACACTGTCCTCTTTGATGGACTCAAATGGTGGACTCTGGGAACCAGAAAAG agTAAAGCGGTTATTATGAGGTATCTGAGCATGGGGAATCGCTCTCTGGGAAGTGCTGAAATAAATGCAGTTGGTTCCAACATCTGTACTTTAAACATCAGTGTACTGGAAAATATCAATGCTGAGAGCCTAAA GGAGGTCCTGTTTCCAGATCTTTCCTCATGTACCATCGAACAGAAATCCGCTCTGTACGTCACAGCCAACACTTCATTCAGCAATCAACGCAGCAAAGCATACTACCAAATTATGAGACCTTACCTGGGTAAAACAATCatccacatacacagaaatactaaacacacacaggtgtag
- the LOC128318764 gene encoding uncharacterized protein LOC128318764 — MDITIFISLDPAVLKILNVSTVRNLMGVNIADLKLFENSSVVQSWVSRQNQSDLNTLNLGIINHNPCYGVDSHPLDSEFASGNVSAVLCNFRIPAYACSSVVVLSSDDLATLLTCKLPSSLNYSKETWKLFFQNFPAPLDDVLDRFSHMTHSSIRSDSNILDAIWEVIIKDFTAAQLMNAAFITEWFQMRLRPFLSSVSADFLSSLSSKSFSCESYQIVVEALSSQESLMKEEQKQLVFTSFIFPFLSRVDLPDPGCRSNTSGSNKWLEKNLGNFSNYAPLEKLKILNANFSSVAVLGLLSSEQKAQFILQPDSGVLGNDSVFREVFSSVITSLDRNQLGSFFTVFHQTAIQMNMTSIPSAHTILNMTLLDLVPHFQSFSPGDFALWFQTYLSFFLPGIGPNTLSIIPMNISCDSYREIVKGLDNVYSDLSATQSDTVFNYTQDYLKYQSSQA; from the exons ATGGACATCACCATATTCATTAGTCTGGACCCTGCTGTTCTCAAG ATCCTGAATGTGAGCACAGTGAGGAATCTAATGGGGGTAAACATAGCTGATCTGAAGCTGTTTGAGAACTCCTCAGTGGTTCAGTCCTGGGTGTCACGACAGAACCAATCTGATCTGAACACACTGAATCTTGGCATCATCAACCACAACCCTTGTTATGGTGTAGACAG TCACCCACTTGATAGCGAGTTCGCATCTGGAAATGTTTCTGCAGTACTGTGTAACTTCAGGATTCCTGCCTATGCCTGTTCATCA GTTGTTGTTCTGTCCTCTGATGATCTGGCCACACTGCTCACATGCAAACTGCCAAGTAGCCTGAACTACTCTAAAGAAACATGGAAGCTTTTCTTCCAGAATTTTCCTGCACCTTTGGATGATGTACTGGACAGGTTTTCACACATG ACCCACAGCAGCATTCGGTCTGACTCAAATATACTTGATGCCATCTGGGAGGTGATAATCAAGGACTTCACTGCAGCACAGCTGATGAATGCCGCTTTCATCACTGAGTGGTTCCAGATGAGGCTCAGACCATTTTTGTCATCAGTGTCCGCAGACTTTCTGTCCAGCCTCAgttccaaaagcttcagctgTGAGAGCTACCAGATTGT GGTGGAAGCTCTTAGCAGTCAAGAATCACTCatgaaagaggaacagaagcaGTTGGTCTTTACTTCATTCATCTTTCCCTTCCTGTCAAGAGTTGACCTCCCAG ACCCTGGCTGTCGTTCCAACACTTCTGGCAGCAATAAGTGGCTTGAAAAGAACCTTGGCAATTTCTCCAATTATGCCCCCTTGGAAAAGCTCAAAAttctaaatgcaaatttctccaGC GTTGCAGTGTTAGGCTTACTGTCCAGTGAGCAGAAGGCACAGTTCATCTTGCAGCCGGATTCAGGAGTGTTGGGaaatgactctgtgtttagagaGGTGTTTAGCAGTGTGATCACATCTTTAGATCGGAATCAACTTGGCAGCTTCTTCACAGTCTTCCACCAGACTGCAATACAA atgaaCATGACTAGCATTCCTTCAGCACACACCATTCTGAACATGACACTCTTGGATCTGGTGCCTCACTTCCAAAGTTTCAGCCCAGGGGACTTTGCCCTGTGGTTCCAGACTtacctttccttcttccttcctggGATTGGTCCAAACACCCTGTCGATCATCCCCATGAACATCAGCTGTGACTCCTACAGAGAGAT agtgaaaGGACTTGATAATGTGTACAGTGACCTCTCTGCAACACAGTCCGATACTGTCTTCAATTACACACAAGACTATCTCAAGTACCAGTCCAGccaag CCTAG
- the LOC128318922 gene encoding mesothelin-like protein — translation MGHMLSVMCVCVCCSYEKIQKENCRSYFSALGRADFSVLSHGLDKKTILFNDAKDCLGISGVSLTSYQVEVLGNMACTLNPSYIQNSHPLILEKLKNCGDLSDSQITAVQSLLLSGNTAYGNPSTWNEQTVEQLSILAVYFKSDLCNTLSFNVRRKFFSVLRKQKIPMKKLRTFFTECNSESATVSNITAVTIADASFPFGFNSTQFDLYLDIAVLQNNLAAITEKVVDTSFQTIILNKLNQIYPSGLNDGVLQLLGSTSRVATIDDISKWNITIIDTLSSLMDSNGGLWEPEKSKAVIMRYLSMGNRSLGSAEINAVGSNICTLNISVLENINAESLKEVLFPDLSSCTIEQKSALYVTANTSFSNQRSKAYYQIMRPYLGKTIIHIHRNTKHTQV, via the exons ATGGGTCATATGctatctgtaatgtgtgtgtgtgtgtgttgtagctaTGAGAAGATACAGAAGGAGAACTGTCGGTCATATTTCTCTGCCCTGGGCAGAGCAGATTTCTCCGTTCTTTCCCACGGCCTTGACAAAAAGACCATCCTGTTCAATGATGCAAAGGACTGCCtg GGTATATCTGGTGTGAGCCTGACCAGTTATCAGGTGGAGGTTCTGGGGAATATGGCCTGCACACTGAACCCCTCCTACATCCAGAACTCTCACCCTCTCAttttggagaaactgaagaactgtGGAGATCTTTCTGATTCTCAGATCACTGCTGTACAGTCTTTGCTCCTCAGTGGGAACACCGCTTATGG taatCCCTCAACGTGGAATGAGCAGACCGTGGAGCAACTCAGCATCCTGGCTGTCTATTTCAAATCAGACCTCTGCAACACACTTAGCTTT AATGTAAGGCGGAAGTTCTTTTCAGTCCTGAGGAAGCAGAAGATCCCGATGAAGAAGCTAAGGACATTCTTTACAGAATGCAACTCAGAAAGTGCTACAG TGAGCAACATCACAGCGGTGACAATTGCAGATGCGTCGTTTCCTTTCGGCTTTAACTCCACCCAGTTTGATCTGTATCTGGACATCGCTGTCCTGCAGAACAACCTGGCAGCCATCACTGAGAAAGTGGTGGACACCAGCTTCCAGACCATCATTCTGAACAAGTTAAACCAG atATACCCATCAGGCCTTAATGATGGTGTGCTGCAGCTACTGGGTTCCACTTCTCGTGTGGCCACTATTGATGATATTAGCAAGTGGAACATTACCATAATTGACACACTGTCCTCTTTGATGGACTCAAATGGTGGACTCTGGGAACCAGAAAAG agTAAAGCGGTTATTATGAGGTATCTGAGCATGGGGAATCGCTCTCTGGGAAGTGCTGAAATAAATGCAGTTGGTTCCAACATCTGTACTTTAAACATCAGTGTACTGGAAAATATCAATGCTGAGAGCCTAAA GGAGGTCCTGTTTCCAGATCTTTCCTCATGTACCATCGAACAGAAATCCGCTCTGTACGTCACAGCCAACACTTCATTCAGCAATCAACGCAGCAAAGCATACTACCAAATTATGAGACCTTACCTGGGTAAAACAATCatccacatacacagaaatactaaacacacacaggtgtag
- the LOC128318765 gene encoding uncharacterized protein LOC128318765, with protein MTHSSIRSDSNILDAIWEVIIKDFTAAQLMNAAFITEWFQMRLRPFLSSVSADFLSSLSSKSFSCESYQIVVEALSSQESLMKEEQKQLVFTSFIFPFLSRVDLPDPGCRSNTSGSNKWLEKNLGNFSNYAPLEKLKILNANFSSVAVLGLLSSEQKAQFILQPDSGVLGNDSVFREVFSSVITSLDRNQLGSFFTVFHQTAIQMNMTSIPSAISHTILNMTLLDLVPHFQSFSPGDFALWFQTYLSFFLPGIGPNTLSIIPMNISCDSYREIVKGLDNVYSDLSATQSDTVFNYTQDYLKYQSSQA; from the exons ATG ACCCACAGCAGCATTCGGTCTGACTCAAATATACTTGATGCCATCTGGGAGGTGATAATCAAGGACTTCACTGCAGCACAGCTGATGAATGCCGCTTTCATCACTGAGTGGTTCCAGATGAGGCTCAGACCATTTTTGTCATCAGTGTCCGCAGACTTTCTGTCCAGCCTCAgttccaaaagcttcagctgTGAGAGCTACCAGATTGT GGTGGAAGCTCTTAGCAGTCAAGAATCACTCatgaaagaggaacagaagcaGTTGGTCTTTACTTCATTCATCTTTCCCTTCCTGTCAAGAGTTGACCTCCCAG ACCCTGGCTGTCGTTCCAACACTTCTGGCAGCAATAAGTGGCTTGAAAAGAACCTTGGCAATTTCTCCAATTATGCCCCCTTGGAAAAGCTCAAAAttctaaatgcaaatttctccaGC GTTGCAGTGTTAGGCTTACTGTCCAGTGAGCAGAAGGCACAGTTCATCTTGCAGCCGGATTCAGGAGTGTTGGGaaatgactctgtgtttagagaGGTGTTTAGCAGTGTGATCACATCTTTAGATCGGAATCAACTTGGCAGCTTCTTCACAGTCTTCCACCAGACTGCAATACAA atgaaCATGACTAGCATTCCTTCAGCAATATCACACACCATTCTGAACATGACACTCTTGGATCTGGTGCCTCACTTCCAAAGTTTCAGCCCAGGGGACTTTGCCCTGTGGTTCCAGACTtacctttccttcttccttcctggGATTGGTCCAAACACCCTGTCGATCATCCCCATGAACATCAGCTGTGACTCCTACAGAGAGAT agtgaaaGGACTTGATAATGTGTACAGTGACCTCTCTGCAACACAGTCCGATACTGTCTTCAATTACACACAAGACTATCTCAAGTACCAGTCCAGccaag CCTAG
- the LOC128318929 gene encoding mesothelin-like protein — MDITIFISLDPAVLKILNVSTVRNLMGVNIADLKLFENSSVVQSWVSRQNQSDLNTLNLGIINHNPCYGVDSHPLDSEFASGNVSAVLCNFRIPAYACSSVSPL, encoded by the exons ATGGACATCACCATATTCATTAGTCTGGACCCTGCTGTTCTCAAG ATCCTGAATGTGAGCACAGTGAGGAATCTAATGGGGGTAAACATAGCTGATCTGAAGCTGTTTGAGAACTCCTCAGTGGTTCAGTCCTGGGTGTCACGACAGAACCAATCTGATCTGAACACACTGAATCTTGGCATCATCAACCACAACCCTTGTTATGGTGTAGACAG TCACCCACTTGATAGCGAGTTCGCATCTGGAAATGTTTCTGCAGTACTGTGTAACTTCAGGATTCCTGCCTATGCCTGTTCATCAGTGAGTCCTCTATGA